A stretch of the Alnus glutinosa chromosome 6, dhAlnGlut1.1, whole genome shotgun sequence genome encodes the following:
- the LOC133870231 gene encoding transcription factor WER-like, with protein MGRSPRCSKDGLNKGAWTALEDEMLMDYVKSHGEGKWSNLAKETGLKRCGKSCRLRWMNYLRPDIKRGNIAEDEEELIIRLHKLLGNRWSLIAGRLPGRTDNEIKNYWNSYLAKKSKDQFPLAMPTAEKKPMNIGLHGDNKVAVEPSMSGNKLVKINKSSPSESSARSPLSTAMEEKTANFMLDLSSEDLCRMLDSDFAKLSHVDHEINELHLPLLPSEGMENNHSGSDLCGQANNMASDFRSLFLESDDGWLGGTIDILFSD; from the exons ATGGGCAGAAGTCCTCGGTGTTCAAAGGATGGATTAAACAAAGGAGCATGGACTGCTCTTGAAGACGAAATGCTCATGGATTATGTCAAGAGCCATGGCGAAGGGAAATGGAGTAATCTTGCCAAAGAAACAG GGCTCAAGAGATGTGGCAAGAGCTGCAGGCTTCGTTGGATGAATTACCTGAGACCAGATATAAAGAGGGGGAACATTGCTGAAGACGAAGAAGAATTAATCATCAGGCTACACAAGCTCTTGGGCAACAG ATGGTCTCTAATAGCAGGAAGACTTCCCGGAAGAACGGACAATGAAATTAAGAATTATTGGAACTCCTATTTAGCCAAGAAGTCAAAGGATCAGTTCCCATTAGCCATGCCTACAGCTGAAAAAAAGCCAATGAATATTGGACTTCACGGTGACAACAAGGTGGCAGTGGAACCATCGATGTCGGGCAATAAGTTGGTTAAGATTAACAAGTCCTCACCATCAGAATCAAGTGCCAGGTCACCGCTATCGACCGCCATGGAAGAGAAAACGGCGAACTTCATGTTGGACCTGAGCTCAGAGGATTTATGCAGAATGCTTGACTCCGATTTTGCAAAACTCAGTCATGTTGATCATGAGATAAACGAGTTGCATCTGCCTCTTCTACCGTCGGAGGGAATGGAAAACAATCACTCCGGCAGTGACTTATGCGGTCAAGCTAATAACATGGCTTCGGATTTCCGATCATTGTTTCTAGAATCAGATGATGGTTGGCTAGGAGGTACTATAGATATTCTGTTCTCGGACTGA